The Candidatus Nitrospira nitrosa genomic sequence AAGAGCCCGACTTCCGTTGCACGCGAAGGATGATCCTTGCGAAGCGGATGTCCCTCCCACCATGAGGGCATCAGGAGCCGGCGGAGAAATGGATGTCCCTCGAACCGAATCCCGAACATGTCGAAGATTTCTCGCTCATACCAATTGGCGTTGGGCCACAGATCGATGCTCGAAGGTAGAGAGAGCGACTCGTCATCAAGTGCAACCTTAATGCGGAGTGACTGGTTCCGATCAAAGGAAAAGAGATGATAAAACACGCTAAAGGAACCAATCGGCAATCCATCATGATGCTGGCGCAATCGTTCATCCATTGCGCTCAAGTCGAAGAGCATAGGAAACGGACGAGGGATTTCAGACCTGACATACCGGAGGGTTTCACGGATCTTTGCCCTATCAATCCAGATCGTCGGAATATCGTCCTTGGTAGGCTGGACGGCACTCAGCCATCCGCTTGAGCCAAAGCGGCTTTCGATCTCAGCCACCACGCCAGTCCGTTCACCGGCTCCCATAAGTGGAATGGTCGACGCACGTGGAATCATGGCTTCGGCTTCGAGAGCCCGTTTGGTTGTCCGGCAAAATGGGAGGAGAGAATATCCGTCCGAGGAAGCACGTCTACGCCTGGATACTCTCGCTGACTCATTCGTTCCGCTCGTTTTTCATCTCGCATCGAAGGCATGATGGGTTTCTGAACGTCTTGCGGACCGAACCACCACCCCAACGGTCGACGCTCAGATCCAACCATGTTCTGGAGGAGCAGTAGGCATTCCATAAACGCGTGCGGCGGCGGGGGACATCCCGGCATATACACGTCCACCGGGATGAATTTATCGACCCCTTGCACAACCGAATAGGCGTCGAACATTCCGCCGGAGTTCGAGCAGGACCCCATCGAAATCACCCAACGCGGCTCCAGCATCTGCTCGTAGAGCTGCTTGATCACAGGGGCGACCTTCAAAAACACCGTTCCCGAGACGACCAACACATCAGCCTGCCGCGGTGAACCGCGCGCGACTTCCGCACCAAATCGTGCCACGTCGTACACACTCGTGAAACTCGTCGCCATTTCGACAAAACAACAGGACAAGCCAAAATTCAACGGCCAGAGGGAACTTTTCCGTCCCCAGGCCAAGAGATCTTGGAGCTTCGCAAAGAGGACCGACTGTCCGACGACAGCGGTGAGAGGACCGTCGCCGCCCTCGGTCACCCGCACACCTTCCAGTCGTCCGTTACGCCACTCGGTCATTGGAGAGCTCCGTTGCCTGGTTCAACTGCGGTTTCTGCCGGTGCCTGGCTCGCGGACGCTGAGCGTGAGCATGCCAATCGAGCGCCCCAGTGAGCCAGAGGTAGGCGAGCGATGCCAGAAGAATGGAGACAAAGATCGCCACCTCGATAAAGCCCAGCCAGCCGGTTTCCGGGACTGCAACGGCCCAGGCATAGAGGTACGCCGCCTCCACATCAAAGATGACGAAAAACATGGCGATCAAATAATACTGGACCGGCGGACGAACCTGAGCGTTGCCGGTTGGCCGAATCCCGCATTCATACGGCACGCCGGTCGCGCTTTCAGATCGACGTTCAGGTTTCCTCCAGTGCCGTTCCCCCAGCAGTGGGGGAACTCCCAACATGACGGCAATCACCACGGCAACACAGAGCCCGTATACGCAAATCTGCCAAATAGCATCATCTACCATGGCGACATTTATGTATGTAATTGTGACACACGTGCTTTTTCTCACCTTGGATATCATGTCGGGTGAGGTTTGGCTTTAAAAAATGAAAATATTGCAATGCTGTCTGAGGGGGGAATGACTTGGACCAGCTGGGCGAAAGACGAGGCTGGATGCTACGTCTGAGAATCCGTCATCGATACCAGGTTGGTACCGTTGCCGGTCCTGAACCAGCTCTTCCAGATTTGTGACGGCTTACCTGGGGCTTTCTTGACGTACGTTCCAATAGGTCAAACCGTTCGCTTTGGTGCATGCACTATTCGCTGAACGAACTGTCGTTCTTCGGTATCAGTCCGCACGTCTCCATTCAGGCGTGCGTCAAGTAGTTGGGCAAGGATCTGTTTGAACTGCGGACCGGGTTTTAATCCCATGGCTGTAAGATCGGTCCCCGTCAGGTCGAGTTTCACGTGCTGATAGGTCATGAGAAATGCCGAGACGTGGCGCTTGACGGCGTCCCCTTTGCTTTTCGCCATGAGGATCAACAAGGTCTCGTCGGATAGCCCCGATAACAGATGATACACCTCTGCCGGTTTGAGCGGTCGGTTCGATGCCAATCGGCGAATTGCGTGATGACAGCCGACACGCGCCATTTTCAGCCTGGTGGCTTCCTGCTCGGAAAATGGAAAACGCTTGAGCGTGTCTTTCACACCACTTTCCGGCAGCATTTCCAGAAAACCCATCACGTAGACTAACCAGACGTCCATCTTCCGGTCCAAGTACAGCAGCCGGTACCAATCGACCGCTTCATCGATCGCATTCAAGAGCTTCTCCAACCGGTCAGACCACGTCAGCTTGGGATGAATGAATCGCAGCAATCCAATCTCCGCCAACCGTTTGATGGCCAGCCGTGGCCCCCGCTCGGAGAGGAGCAACTTCAGCTCTTCCAGGAGACGATGACCCGACAGTCGATGAAAGAGGTTCATCTTGACCGCGCCTGCAATTAACGCGGTGGTGTCCTTGCCCAGACGAAAACCGAATCGAGCTTCAAATCGGATCGCTCGGAACACGCGAGTCGGGTCTTCGACGAAACTGAGTCCATGCAGGACGCGGATCACTTTATCATTCAAGTCTCGCTGCCCGCCGTAGAAGTCCAGCACGTCGCCAAACCCCTTCCCGTTGAGTCGAACGGCCAACGCATTGATCGTGAAGTCACGCCGATAGAGATCTTTCTTGATTGAACTATGTTCCACCGTCGGCAAGGCCGTGGGATACTCGTAGTACTCCGTTCGCGCAGTGGCCACATCAAGTTTGAAGCCATCCGGCAACAGCACGATCGCCGTCCCGAATCGCTCATGCACCTTCACGCGAGCTTGTAATACGTCTCCGAGCTTCCGAGCGAACGCAATCCCATCACCTTCGACGACAAGATCTAAATCGAGATTGTGGATACCGAGCAGCAAATCCCTGACACAGCCGCCGACGACGAATAATGATACCTCGTTGCGATCGGCTAACTGTCCGGCTTCCTCAAGCAAAGTCACGAGGCGAGACGGCAAACGGCTCTGCAAGAGTCCTCTCACGTTACGGCGTGGCCCTCCGATCTCGGACTCAGCCTCGTGCGGACCAAGCGTCTTCAATCGGGCCCCCTTCAGCACATCGTCATGTAAGGTTCGCAACAAATCCGTCCGGGTAATGACGCCAACGACTTTCGCCTCTTTGAGGATCGGAACACACCGCTGATTACGCTCGATCATGGCCGTTTCGATCTCATGAAATGACGTCTCCGGCTGTGCCGTATGGGCGTCGGTTTGCATAATGTCACGCACCGCCATCTTGCCGAGCCTATGAAACAACGCTTTCTGAATCGACTCTCGACTGACGATCCCCCTGTAATGGTCTTTCTCGTCGAGAATCGGAAAGACATTCAGACCGTAGGTGGTCATCCGCTGTCCTGCTTCAGCGACGGTCGTATCGACTTCGATCGCCTTCACCGGATGGGTCATGACATCCTGGGCCAGCAACGTCGGACGATAGTGTGTCGTCAGCAGCTGAACGATCTTCTCTTTGACTTCTGAGAGTGTCTGCCCTTTGACCGTGGCCGCTGCGGCGACGGCATGACCTCCCCCTCTGAATTCCCGCGCGATCCAACCGACGTCAATCTCTGGCCGGCGACTCCTTCCGATCACTTCCACACGATCGTCCATCATGACCGCCACGAGAACGGCATCGACCCCTTGTAATTCGGCGAGACGATGCACCACACCGGCCGCCTCGCCTCGACAGCGATCGATCGTGCTCGTGGACACCAGAACCTTCCGACCTTCCAGGTAGAGCACCTCACCCTGTTCTAAGAAATCATTCAGCAGCGCAACCGCATCCGGATCAAGTGGCGTGTAGAGAGTGGCCGACACCGTATTCAAATCCGCACCGGCTTCGACAAGGAACGCGCAGGCTTCGAATTCTCGGCTGGTCGTAGAGGCGAATGTAAATGAGCCGGTCTCTTCATAGAGACCGAGAGCCATCACCGTCGCCTCAAACGGAGTCACCGGGATGTGCCGCCGCTGAAGCTGCTCGATGAGCAACGTCGTCGTGGCTCCCACTGAGTCCACTACGGACTCTTTTGACCGTCCGTCACAGACCGAATCTGATTCGATATGGTGATCGAAAACCACGACCTCCACTGCTGGGTTCTCGAGGCAGGATGTGAGCGTTCCGATCCGGCTCGGTTCCTGGGTATCGACCAGGATGAGTCGCGTGATCTGGGTAAGGTCGAGTTCTTTTAGTTTGCTGAGGTCAAGGTCGTGAACGGAGAGAAAATTACGAACCGCTTCCTGTGCTCCGGCCGGCAAGACCAGCTTGGCTCCGGGATAGAGCTTCCGTGCGGCCACCATCGACGCGAGACCATCAAAGTCAGCGTTGCTGTGCGTGGCAATGACATCCATGCAGGCATTGTAGCAGGGACCAGATGTGACACCAAACGGTGAAGCCGGGCTCAGATCGACCGGATTCGAGAGGAAATGACAAGGGCGTTGCGAGTAACATCGTCGGCACCCATCAATTCAACGGCATCGTTTCCCAATCAACGATGTCGTGTATCCCGGCGATCATGCCGTTCTCGCACCAGAGGCCTGGAGGTGTGCTTCTTGGCCGCACCGATCGGTGCGGCCTTTTTCTTGGTCACTGTTTTTGCACGACTCTCCGTACGATCGAGAGAAGCTGGTTCACGCTCAGGCCGAGCCTCTTCCCGACGATCGAGTTGTCCTCTATCAAAGCTGCGCTCGATCCATTGCCCATGATTCATGTTGCCTTGATCGATCGCCTGGGTGTCAGATTGACCATAGACCAGACTGCTCATAAGGATGAACGTCCCACTGAGTGCGATGAGCATACCTTTCATTTGTCCCCCTTCGAGCGACCATACCAACTCATAGCGCTTTGGACACCCATGATAGCGCAGAGCCTCCACGGCCTGGTGTATCAAGCCAGGCGAGAAACGTCTACACTTTCAGGGTTTCCTGCGAAGAGGATAACACGTAACACTCAATGATCTCGCCCACTGCCGGAACGATCAGAGCGCTCAAGTCGATCCGGCCGCTCAATGCGATCGCCTTTCTCTACGCGATCGAGGCGTTCGACTTTATCGGGACGATCGATGCGATCCGATCGATCACCTCCGCCGGACCGGTCCTGCCGTTCAGATCGATCACGCGAAGACTCTTCTCGACTGTCTCGCCCTCCGCGATCTCCTCGATCACCACCTGACCCGCTCCCAGATCCACTGCGATCGTCATCGTTGAACAGACGATCACTGCGTTCCCCACGTCGGACTTGCTCACGAATCGCCTTGAGGCTTGCACGCCCCTCTTCAAAATCCGACCCACGTCGTTTCACTTCTCGGCTGAGATCCAGAAGCTCAGATGCGCGATACCCCTGCTTCATCCCCTCCCCAACCAGCGCCGCTCCGTCTTTCGAAGGGACTCGTCCCTCTTTCATCACGGCGAGGCCTTTGGCACCGGCAGCCAGTTCTTCCTGCGTCGCCTTATGGCGGCCATCTTGGGACAGTCGGCTCAACTCCCGCACTTCATCCACCGTGGTTCCGCGCGAGAGCGCTTCCGCCATGGTTTCAATGGCACGCTGACGATTCCCCTCCTCCATGCCTCGAGAACCTGCTTCTTGTAGGACTTCCTGGGCAGATTCAAGTCTCGACGTCATCTGCCTGAGCACCGGATCGATCCGCTTGGGTTCAACCCCCTTTGCCAGACCTTCCCTCACCTTGTTCAGTAACGACTCGATGGGAAGTCCTCGCTCACCAGCCTTGCTGACGTGATCGAGTAGAGGTGCGATCTCGTTCTCTGCACGACCTTGTGCCGAACCAAGTCGAGTGATCGTCTCCCGATCCTGAACCGTGAGCGGTTCGGCCCAGACTGAGGGAGCCGTCACCCCAACGATGACGATCAGCACCCCTATCGCGCTATGGATTCGCGTCCTCATCATTCTCTTACCGTACGATCACGACTCCGTTGGTTTGTCCGAATCCATCGGTAACAAAATCTTCAGCTTGTGGCGGCGTGATCCACTGTTTGCCGTCGATCACGTACATGAAGGGATACTCCCCGACCTTCAACGGCACAGTAACCGACCAGAGTGCGCCATTGAGGATCGTCATGGGCGTCGCCTCCTTGGCCCAACCATTGAAAGAGCCGACGAGAAAGACTTGTGTGGCGCCAGGCGCAAGTAAGGTAAATCGTACGGCACCCGCTAATGGCTTGGGCGCACTCGGCTTCATCACCGGCGGCTTGGTACAGGCCCAGAAGCCGGACAGCAGCATGATCACGATGAGGGTCGTCCGAGGTACGCGGCCAAGTCTTTTCAGTTGTCTGCCCATCTGCCGGAGAGTACATACAGCCCAGGCCCGTTGCAAGGGAGGGTCGAGGAAATTTAGATATCGACATCAAGCACCGCATTCTGTGAACCAAATCCGTCGGTGGCTTCCTCAGTCGCCAGCGGATCGGCAATCCATTGTTTTCCATCGATGACGAACATATATTGGTATCGCCCTGGCTTCAGCGGAATTGTGGCGGTCCACATCCCACCGTCCGACCGTTCTAGAGGGGTATTTGCTGGATTCCATCCATTGAAGTCGCCGGCGACAGAGACCGATCGTGCTCCGGGTTGAAGTAGGACGAGTCGTACAAACACCTGTGGTGCTGCTTGTGGTGTCCCAGCAGTGATCGTCTGGGCTGGCACCGTCGTGACCGGCACCTCCACAACTCGCTCCGGCATCACCCTCAACAGCCCCGCCACTGCCACCAAGACAACACAGGCCGCCGCCATCCCCCCGGCGAGATTCCATTCCAGCGTTCGTGGTGTAGTCACAACCGTCCACACCCGCTCCCACCAACTCAGCTCCGGTGGGGCAATTTTAGACTTCAACTCATCGAGGAACTTCAACGATAGGCTTAACTTTGGTAAGCGGGCTGCTTCAGCGACGACCATTTCCAGATTCAGCCAACGCCGACGTAACGCGGGGTCAAGATCAACAGCTTGCAAAAAAGCAACCCGTTCCTCTGGCGAGAGATCATCATCCAAGAAACGCTGAATCAGGAGTTCCTGTTCGTTCATCTGCTCACCGTCTCGCCATGTCCTAGCGCGCAGGGTTCAAAGCCGTCAGATCGCGACTGAGTTGAAGACGCCCTTTATACACCCGCATTTTCAACGTGTCACCACTCACCCCCAGAATCTCTTCCATCTCCTCGTAGCTGAGGCCTTCGACGTGCTTGAGCACGAAAGCTTCCCGGTAGAGAGGCGGCAATCGTTGGATCGCCTGTTCCAACTCTTGGCCTACCTGTTGTTGCGACAATAACTCTTCCGGGGTCCGTTCTTCAGCGACATAAAGATCCAACACCTCGTCGGCATCCACATCATATGGTCCTTGCCCTGGCCGCTTGGCCCGCAACCAATCCTTGCACTTGTTGGCGGCGATTCGATACAGCCAGGTCGAAAACTTTGAGTCCGCACGAAACATCGGCAGTGCCTTGAAGGCCGTAAGAAACGCTTCTTGGGCCAGATCCTCTGCCTCGGCCCGGTTTCCCACCATCCGATAGGCAAGATTGACGATCGCGGACGCATGTCGATCAATCAGTTGTCCGAAAGCCTCATGATCCTGCTTGAGACTACGGGCGACGAGTTGTGCATCATCGGGAATTGCCTGCTGGTCCGGTGGCATGCTCCGACTCCGGTTAGTCTGGTCCGATGCCACAGGACCGTCTGCTTTGGCCTACATATTTCATTAGACGCGGCGCTCCGAATGGCGTAAACAGCCTCATACGGCGGCAAGATCGGCTAGAACCGATAGCTGGTACCGAGCGAGACAACATAGTCTGGAGCGCCATTTGAGAGACCGACGGCAACCCCACCATTCAGCCGCCAAGCCGGCGATAGTCGATAGTTCGACGAGAAAAATACATCTCTGGCGTTGGGTAGACCGACTCGAAGTGCCCGATACTCCTCAAAGTAGACACTAGCCAGCCAATCTTGTGTCAGGTAATACCCCGTCCCTACATCCCACCAATACTGGTTGCGAAGACCGAGTGTACCGGAGCCATCCGCTCGATTCGGATCGCCGATAAAATTGTACCCCCCGTCGAAAAACACCAGCCAGCTGGTCCCAATAAGCTTGGAGACCTCCACTCCATAGCCGTGATCAAACTCGCCGGTTCCCAACCCCTGACTCGCATTGGCTGTAGGAAGTTTCAACCGGGCTGTCACCGCAATCAGCGGCACATAGTCCTGCTCTTCGACGAGATAGTACCGCCCACGCAGAATCACATCACCAATTCCCGTGGTCGTCACCTTCTGTCCCGCAATTCGCGTGGTCGTACCGCAGGGCACATCATTACTGTTACCGGAACCGCTGTTATCTCTCCGGCAATTGTCATCTGACCCACCGCCACCACCCGATCCGCTGTTGCTTCCACTGTTATCATCAACACGAAATGCGGTATTGCCCACGACGGTCGTGCGTCCGTCGGTGATCGCAGTCACAGAAGGAATGACCAGTGAAACATCTCCTTTTGAAAATAATCGTCTGATTGAGAAGGGCGCATAGATAAACTCGCTTGTCGTATTCGTTCCGAAATTCCCGTGGCTGTAGCTTGGCGTAAAACTGATTTGCCAGTTTCGCTCAGTCGCCTGCTGTGGCCGCTTATCAGATGGATCAGCCGCCGATACATGCTCGTCCCACGAGCCCATGATCACTCCCATGGTCGCTGCCATCACGATCATCGTCACCCTATGCATCCTGCTCACCGTCCCTTTCTTCACGAAACATCTATACGTGATTCATTCTCCGGTGCTTCGCAAGACCCCCAAACTCAATTGGCTTTTAGATGGGCCGGCACCACCACCATGCCTGTGCGGTCGACGCACTTATAGCACACTACGGAGAGAAATCTAGTACCTCTCCTAGCGTTCCGGTCTATGGGGAAGGCTCGGCACGCTCAATCCGCTCCATCTGTCCAGGTCGATGCGAATGTTTGATTCTCATCGTGCCGACATTCTCTTTTCATTCATCGCCATAGTGACCAGCGACAGGATCTGCTCGATCCGACCCACAGAGGTCACCGCCAGCTTTTACCCGATGAGTTTCTGGGCGAGTGGAACTATCGCTTGCCAATAGCAGCATTGACGAAAATAGATACGCACATATTTCAAGGGGAGTAGGTGCTTGCTCCTCCCCATCCAACTTGATCTGATGAGTTAGACGGAGAATGGGGAGAATGGTAAACGGCGCTCTCGAAAGTGTGAGCTCTGCCTTTGGAGGCAAGGCCCCCCCAAACACCCCCACAACCAATCAGTTCAAGGATGGGCTTGGCATGCAGACTGGGAGAGTCTATAGTACCGACCTACCATGGCTCACGCCACGCCCGTCCGCGCGCTGTCTGCTGCCACCCGTCAACTGCTACGGCCATTGGTCAGAATCCTTCTTCGAAATAATGTGTCTCATCGAACGTTTGCCGACTTGGCAAAGCAAGTCTATGTGGAGGTCGCCAACGCTGAGTTCGCAATCCCCGGAAAAAAGCAAACAGTATCCAGGATTGCGATCCTCAGCGGATTGACGCGAAAGGAAGTGCAACAGCTCTTGACGCTCCCATCCACTTCTAAATCCATCGTAAATGAAGAATACCATCGAGCTTCACGAGTGATCAGTGGTTGGCTGCGCGATCCAAAGTACGGAGATGGGAAGGGACACCCTCGTCCACTTTCCATGGAGGGAAAGGGAGGCTCATTCAGTCAGTTGGTCAAGCGCTATAGTGGAGATATTCCTGTGCGAGCATTGTTGGACGAACTCATGCGTGTCGGTGCCGTGAAACAATTGCGGGATGGGCGAATTGGTCTGGTCAGTCGTGGCTATATCCCGCGAAACGGGACCGTACCAAAATTGCGAGTGCTGGGTGCAGATACCGCCGACCTCATTACGACCATTGATCATAATATCTATGGGAAGCCCTCGAAACCACGGTTCCAACGCAAACTCATGTATGACAACGTCCCGCTCGAGGCCGTCGCGGAGTTTCGGACTCTCGCCGCCGCAGAAAGCCAGGAGCTCCTCGAGAAGCTTGATCGTTGGCTGGCCCATCGAGATCGCGATGTCAATCCAGTATCGAAGGGAACCGGCCGTGTCCGGGTCGGGCTCGGAATCTATCACTTCGAAGAGCAGGAACCAGCTGACTGAGTGCAACCGGAATCATTCCTCGTGATGGCCGAAATGCGAAAGAAGATCGATCAGAATCTGCTTATCGCACTGACGCTGTTCGTCGTGCTGGCCTCGTGCAGCCCTGCTCCAGAGGTCGGTGGTGGTATCGGCGGAACTGGTCGCCTGACCTCCGTCGCCTCAGGCCCGATCACCGGCTTCGGCAGCGTATTTGTCTCTGGCACAGAGTATGAGACGACGGACGCCTCCATGCTGATCGACGGGCAACCTGGCAACCAGGGCGACCTCAAGGAAGGGATGCTGGTGCGCGTCACCGCCACGGTGACGAAACGGTCCGGCACCAACGACCCTCTACTACGGATGGCCGACACACTGGTGTATGAGGACACGCTGGAAGGATTCGTCCAATTCGTGACGCCGACGGGCTCCCATCTTGTGGTGCTCGGTCAGTCGGTCACGATTACACCAACCACGCTGATTGATGCCAGCATCCCCGGCGGCACGGTGCGGAATCTCGTGCCGGGTAGAGATCTCGTGGAGATCAGCGGGTTCGTCATGGGAGACGGCGTCATCAGGGCAACCTGGATCGGCTTAAAAACACTCGATGCGACCACCGCGACTCCGAATTATCAGGTGAAGGGACTCATCACCAATCACAAGGCCGATCAACGCACGTTCGAGGTTGGCACGCTGACCGTCGAGTACCGAGATGCGGTGGTACAGCAACTGCCTGATCCGTCTCACGGATGGGACGGTGTGATGGTGGATATCGTCGGCAAGCAGGTCTCACCTGAGCCTCAGAACCGTCTTCATCTCACGGCTACTCGCGTGCGGCTGGAAGAATTGGGGGCATCAGACAGTGAAGACGCCGTGGTAGAGGGATTTGTGACTCGGGTGCTTAGTTCCGGAAAGTTTTTGCTTGGCAACCTGCAAGTCGTGACAAATACCGAGACCGCCCTTCAAGGAGGCACCAGCACCGATATCTTCGTGGGGAGGCACCTCGAGGTGCATGGCCGGTTGGTCGGTGGGATCATGACCGCGACTAAACTGGAACTGGAAGATGCGGATCTTCACGGCGTCGTGACACAGGTGCTCGCTCCAGATCACTTTGTACTCGAAAATGTGCACGTGCTGACGAACGCCGAGACGATCCTCGAAGGAGGCACTAGTGACGACATCGTCGTGGGCGTTCACCTGGAGGTCTATGGCTTGGTGGTCGACGGCACCGTGACCGCCACGAAGCTGGAATTCGAACGCGTCACGACACTGCCGGGCACAAGCCCATAACGAATTCTATCAACCGCACTGTGCCCGGACTGGTTTACCGGAGTGTCCCCGTCGCCTCGACGAAGCACCATCTCCACGACCCACATCAGGCCATGGACCAATTCTGTCTTGGAGCCGATAATCAGCAATCAAGGCAGACTGACTCCGGACATGAACCCGCTCTCACCGTTCCTGTACTACCAGAATTGCTCTCCACCTCATCTTTTCCAACCATGGTAGACCGTACCGCATTTTTTCCAGGCGAGATCAATACCGATCTCATGACAAGAAATCGGTGATCTCCGCTCCGCGATCAATTCACGTATGAGAGTACCGTTTACCGGTAC encodes the following:
- a CDS encoding isoamylase early set domain-containing protein, with protein sequence MNEQELLIQRFLDDDLSPEERVAFLQAVDLDPALRRRWLNLEMVVAEAARLPKLSLSLKFLDELKSKIAPPELSWWERVWTVVTTPRTLEWNLAGGMAAACVVLVAVAGLLRVMPERVVEVPVTTVPAQTITAGTPQAAPQVFVRLVLLQPGARSVSVAGDFNGWNPANTPLERSDGGMWTATIPLKPGRYQYMFVIDGKQWIADPLATEEATDGFGSQNAVLDVDI
- a CDS encoding CBS domain-containing protein, which codes for MDVIATHSNADFDGLASMVAARKLYPGAKLVLPAGAQEAVRNFLSVHDLDLSKLKELDLTQITRLILVDTQEPSRIGTLTSCLENPAVEVVVFDHHIESDSVCDGRSKESVVDSVGATTTLLIEQLQRRHIPVTPFEATVMALGLYEETGSFTFASTTSREFEACAFLVEAGADLNTVSATLYTPLDPDAVALLNDFLEQGEVLYLEGRKVLVSTSTIDRCRGEAAGVVHRLAELQGVDAVLVAVMMDDRVEVIGRSRRPEIDVGWIAREFRGGGHAVAAAATVKGQTLSEVKEKIVQLLTTHYRPTLLAQDVMTHPVKAIEVDTTVAEAGQRMTTYGLNVFPILDEKDHYRGIVSRESIQKALFHRLGKMAVRDIMQTDAHTAQPETSFHEIETAMIERNQRCVPILKEAKVVGVITRTDLLRTLHDDVLKGARLKTLGPHEAESEIGGPRRNVRGLLQSRLPSRLVTLLEEAGQLADRNEVSLFVVGGCVRDLLLGIHNLDLDLVVEGDGIAFARKLGDVLQARVKVHERFGTAIVLLPDGFKLDVATARTEYYEYPTALPTVEHSSIKKDLYRRDFTINALAVRLNGKGFGDVLDFYGGQRDLNDKVIRVLHGLSFVEDPTRVFRAIRFEARFGFRLGKDTTALIAGAVKMNLFHRLSGHRLLEELKLLLSERGPRLAIKRLAEIGLLRFIHPKLTWSDRLEKLLNAIDEAVDWYRLLYLDRKMDVWLVYVMGFLEMLPESGVKDTLKRFPFSEQEATRLKMARVGCHHAIRRLASNRPLKPAEVYHLLSGLSDETLLILMAKSKGDAVKRHVSAFLMTYQHVKLDLTGTDLTAMGLKPGPQFKQILAQLLDARLNGDVRTDTEERQFVQRIVHAPKRTV
- a CDS encoding DUF6502 family protein, coding for MAHATPVRALSAATRQLLRPLVRILLRNNVSHRTFADLAKQVYVEVANAEFAIPGKKQTVSRIAILSGLTRKEVQQLLTLPSTSKSIVNEEYHRASRVISGWLRDPKYGDGKGHPRPLSMEGKGGSFSQLVKRYSGDIPVRALLDELMRVGAVKQLRDGRIGLVSRGYIPRNGTVPKLRVLGADTADLITTIDHNIYGKPSKPRFQRKLMYDNVPLEAVAEFRTLAAAESQELLEKLDRWLAHRDRDVNPVSKGTGRVRVGLGIYHFEEQEPAD
- the ndhC gene encoding NADH-quinone oxidoreductase subunit A, with protein sequence MVDDAIWQICVYGLCVAVVIAVMLGVPPLLGERHWRKPERRSESATGVPYECGIRPTGNAQVRPPVQYYLIAMFFVIFDVEAAYLYAWAVAVPETGWLGFIEVAIFVSILLASLAYLWLTGALDWHAHAQRPRARHRQKPQLNQATELSNDRVA
- a CDS encoding transporter, which gives rise to MHRVTMIVMAATMGVIMGSWDEHVSAADPSDKRPQQATERNWQISFTPSYSHGNFGTNTTSEFIYAPFSIRRLFSKGDVSLVIPSVTAITDGRTTVVGNTAFRVDDNSGSNSGSGGGGGSDDNCRRDNSGSGNSNDVPCGTTTRIAGQKVTTTGIGDVILRGRYYLVEEQDYVPLIAVTARLKLPTANASQGLGTGEFDHGYGVEVSKLIGTSWLVFFDGGYNFIGDPNRADGSGTLGLRNQYWWDVGTGYYLTQDWLASVYFEEYRALRVGLPNARDVFFSSNYRLSPAWRLNGGVAVGLSNGAPDYVVSLGTSYRF
- a CDS encoding RNA polymerase sigma factor, whose translation is MPPDQQAIPDDAQLVARSLKQDHEAFGQLIDRHASAIVNLAYRMVGNRAEAEDLAQEAFLTAFKALPMFRADSKFSTWLYRIAANKCKDWLRAKRPGQGPYDVDADEVLDLYVAEERTPEELLSQQQVGQELEQAIQRLPPLYREAFVLKHVEGLSYEEMEEILGVSGDTLKMRVYKGRLQLSRDLTALNPAR
- a CDS encoding DUF5666 domain-containing protein yields the protein MAEMRKKIDQNLLIALTLFVVLASCSPAPEVGGGIGGTGRLTSVASGPITGFGSVFVSGTEYETTDASMLIDGQPGNQGDLKEGMLVRVTATVTKRSGTNDPLLRMADTLVYEDTLEGFVQFVTPTGSHLVVLGQSVTITPTTLIDASIPGGTVRNLVPGRDLVEISGFVMGDGVIRATWIGLKTLDATTATPNYQVKGLITNHKADQRTFEVGTLTVEYRDAVVQQLPDPSHGWDGVMVDIVGKQVSPEPQNRLHLTATRVRLEELGASDSEDAVVEGFVTRVLSSGKFLLGNLQVVTNTETALQGGTSTDIFVGRHLEVHGRLVGGIMTATKLELEDADLHGVVTQVLAPDHFVLENVHVLTNAETILEGGTSDDIVVGVHLEVYGLVVDGTVTATKLEFERVTTLPGTSP
- a CDS encoding NADH-quinone oxidoreductase subunit B — its product is MTEWRNGRLEGVRVTEGGDGPLTAVVGQSVLFAKLQDLLAWGRKSSLWPLNFGLSCCFVEMATSFTSVYDVARFGAEVARGSPRQADVLVVSGTVFLKVAPVIKQLYEQMLEPRWVISMGSCSNSGGMFDAYSVVQGVDKFIPVDVYMPGCPPPPHAFMECLLLLQNMVGSERRPLGWWFGPQDVQKPIMPSMRDEKRAERMSQREYPGVDVLPRTDILSSHFAGQPNGLSKPKP
- a CDS encoding isoamylase early set domain-containing protein; the protein is MLLSGFWACTKPPVMKPSAPKPLAGAVRFTLLAPGATQVFLVGSFNGWAKEATPMTILNGALWSVTVPLKVGEYPFMYVIDGKQWITPPQAEDFVTDGFGQTNGVVIVR